In one window of Gossypium arboreum isolate Shixiya-1 chromosome 4, ASM2569848v2, whole genome shotgun sequence DNA:
- the LOC108481755 gene encoding cation transporter HKT1;3-like, which translates to MPKFLVSLSYSSSKLTRLCHVLSVNPFSTRILYFIFLSLLGFWGLNVLEPRTDSFKPRKFDLFFTSVSATTVSSMSTVEMEILSNPQLIIMTILMFIGGEVFTSMAGLFFSNFISEKNNVIDDGEIELGNRKPENLNPEQLAQNQGEAFNNGEHLLYHSIMFLGFVILGYLLIVNILGSAMVFLYVSFVSSARSTLKSKGLNLFTFSIFTTISSFTNCGFIPTNENMVVFNKNSGLLLVITALALLGNPLFPMCLRFLIWVMGKCVNKVGDYCDYLLKNTREIGFHHLFTTRRSCCVVGTALVFVVVQALLFFAMEWNSASLKELNPFERTIGVLFQSVNTSQAGETIVNLPAMSTVILVVITIIMYFPPYTSIPFVKDEKKEQQNQEKRKGKTAKELLTQLASICIFVFLICITERKNMKEDPFNFTPFNFLFEVVSAYGNVGYSMGYSCKLRLKDEANCVDKSYGFVGRWSDAGKTVLIVVMMLGRLKRYNMVWKFS; encoded by the exons ATGCCAAAATTTCTAGTTTCCTTGAGCTATAGTTCATCAAAGCTTACTAGGCTATGCCATGTCCTTAGTGTGAATCCATTTTCGACTCGCATTTTGTactttattttcctttctttgttAGGTTTTTGGGGTCTCAATGTCTTGGAACCAAGAACCGATTCTTTTAAACCTCGAAAATTTGACTTGTTTTTCACCTCCGTGTCGGCAACCACCGTGTCGAGCATGTCCACTGTCGAAATGGAGATTCTTTCTAACCCCCAACTCATTATAATGACCATTTTGATGTTCATAGGTGGCGAGGTTTTCACTTCCATGGCTGGCCTTTTCTTCAGTAACTTCATTTCAGAAAAAAACAATGTTATTGACGATGGTGAAATCGAGTTGGGAAACCGTAAACCTGAGAACCTAAACCCAGAACAACTTGCTCAAAACCAAGGTGAAGCCTTCAACAATGGTGAACATCTGTTGTACCATTCCATCATGTTTTTAGGTTTTGTCATTTTGGGTTATCTTTTAATCGTTAATATATTAGGTTCAGCCATGGTTTTTCTTTATGTATCCTTTGTTTCAAGTGCTCGAAGCACGTTAAAAAGCAAAGGACTAAACCTATTCACATTCTCAATTTTCACCACTATTTCAAGTTTCACCAATTGTGGTTTCATTCCTACAAATGAAAACATGGTGGTGTTTAACAAAAACTCAGGTCTCCTCTTAGTCATAACTGCTTTAGCTCTTTTAGGGAACCCATTATTCCCTATGTGCTTGAGATTTTTAATATGGGTTATGGGAAAATGTGTGAATAAAGTGGGAGATTATTGTGATTATTTGTTGAAAAACACAAGGGAAATTGGGTTTCATCACTTGTTTACGACACGGCGGTCGTGTTGTGTGGTCGGCACAGCTTTGGTGTTCGTGGTGGTTCAAGCCTTGTTGTTTTTCGCCATGGAATGGAACTCGGCATCCTTGAAAGAGTTGAATCCTTTTGAGAGAACAATTGGGGTCTTGTTTCAAAGTGTGAATACAAGCCAAGCCGGCGAAACAATCGTTAACTTGCCGGCGATGTCCACCGTCATACTGGTTGTTATCACCATCATCAT GTATTTTCCTCCTTATACATCCATCCCTTTTGTAAAAGATGAGAAGAAAGAGCAACaaaatcaagaaaagagaaaaggaaaaacaGCAAAGGAATTACTCACACAACTTGCTTCTATTTGTATTTTTGTGTTTCTTATTTGCATAACAGAGAGGAAAAATATGAAAGAAGATCCCTTTAACTTCACTCCCTTCAATTTTCTATTTGAGGTGGTAAG TGCATATGGTAACGTGGGATACTCAATGGGTTATAGTTGCAAGCTACGACTAAAAGATGAGGCTAATTGTGTGGACAAATCGTATGGATTTGTGGGAAGATGGAGTGATGCTGGGAAAACTGTTCTCATTGTAGTGATGATGCTTGGTAGACTAAAGAGATACAACATGGTTTGGAAGTTTTCTTAA